A stretch of the Festucalex cinctus isolate MCC-2025b chromosome 20, RoL_Fcin_1.0, whole genome shotgun sequence genome encodes the following:
- the wdr37 gene encoding WD repeat-containing protein 37 codes for MPFEGGSSGSSASATRHPKQKRKAHSLSIRRTNSTEERPPGIHRGDMLEGQDSKLPHSLRNNLLDLFGQIEREFENLYIENLELRREIDSLNERVTVDGQNLEGGDPAKGALKTKASHSTSQLSQKLKTTYKASTSKIVSSFKATTGSRALCHLQKEYVGHRDGIWNISVTRSQPIVLGTASADHSALLWSIETGKCLLKYGGHAGSVNSIKFHPTEQIALTASGDQTAHIWRYMVQLPAPQPPPDVSALCDDDQDSSDREEGEVDGEGPSEVPTVRVATATLKSHQGVVIAADWLVGGRQVVTASWDRAANLYEVETSELVHTLTGHDQELTHCCTHPSQRLVVTASRDTTFRLWDFRDPSIHSVNVFQGHTDTVTSAVFTVGDNVVSGSDDRTVKVWDLKNMRSPIATIRTDSAVNRISVSANQRIIALPYDNRQVRLFDMSGVRLARLPRSNRMGHRRMVCCTAWNEESQTCNLFTCGFDRQAIGWNINIPALLQEK; via the exons ATGCCTTTCGAGGGTGGGAGCAGCGGCAGCTCTGCCTCGGCCACTCGCCACCCCAAACAAAAGCGCAAGGCTCACAGCCTGTCCATCCGGCGCACGAACAGCACGGAGGAGAGGCCGCCTGGCATCCACAGAGGAGACATGCTGGAGGGACAG GACTCCAAGCTGCCCCACTCTCTACGTAACAACCTTCTCGATCTATTTGGCCAGATTGAACGAGAGTTTGAAAATCTCTACATCGAAAACCTTGAAT TACGGCGGGAAATTGATTCCCTGAATGAACGTGTGACTGTCGACGGACAGAATCTTGAAGGAGGAGATCCCGCCAAGGGAGCCCTGAAAACAAAAG CCAGCCACAGCACCAGCCAACTATCACAGAAGCTGAAGACGACCTACAAAGCCTCAACTAGTAAG ATTGTATCCAGCTTCAAAGCCACGACTGGGTCCAGAGCTTTGTGCCATCTGCAGAAGGAATATGTTGGCCATAGGGACGGAATTTGGAACATCAGTGTGACCAGATCTCAGCCAATTGTTCTTGGAACTGCATCAGCAG ACCACTCAGCCCTGCTTTGGAGTATAGAAACTGGGAAATGTCTGCTCAAGTATGGCGGCCATGCAGGATCAG TCAACTCTATCAAGTTCCACCCCACAGAGCAGATAGCCCTCACAG CCTCCGGGGACCAGACGGCTCACATCTGGCGCTACATGGTGCAGCTACCTGCCCCCCAGCCGCCACCAGATGTCAGT GCGCTGTGTGACGATGACCAGGATTCTTCCGACAGAGAAGAAGGCGAGGTGGACGGCGAAGGCCCCAGCGAGGTGCCCACTGTCCGGGTTGCTACGGCAACGCTGAAAAGCCACCAGGGTGTAGTCATCGCAGCTGATTGGCTGGTGGGCGGCCGGCAAGTGGTGACAGCTTCTTGGGATCGTGCTGCCAACCTGTATGAAGTGGAGACATCGGAACTTGTGCACACGCTCACTG GCCATGACCAGGAGTTGACCCACTGTTGCACGCACCCCAGCCAGCGCTTGGTGGTCACCGCGTCCAGGGACACCACCTTCAGACTGTGGGACTTCCGAGATCCGTCCATCCACTCCGTCAACGTCTTCCAGGGACACACCGA cACTGTGACATCAGCAGTGTTCACGGTGGGCGACAACGTGGTGTCAGGCAGCGATGACCGCACAGTCAAAGTGTGGGATCTGAAGAACATGAGGTCGCCCATAGCAACAATCCGCACCGACTCGGCTGTCAACAG GATAAGCGTCTCGGCCAACCAGCGGATCATCGCCCTGCCGTACGACAATCGGCAAGTGCGCCTGTTTGACATGAGCGGAGTGAGGCTGGCCCGACTGCCTCGCAGCAACAGGATG GGCCACAGGCGCATGGTGTGCTGCACGGCGTGGAACGAGGAGAGCCAGACGTGCAACCTGTTCACCTGCGGCTTCGACCGACAGGCCATCGGATGGAACATCAACATCCCCGCTTTGCTGCAGGAGAAATGA
- the idi1 gene encoding isopentenyl-diphosphate Delta-isomerase 1 isoform X1 gives MVRVLWAVLRAATSQRAAVLKTNIPTCCAGAHQPWSGLFRPPVATSFRALSSDVQRQQWLARMPEITTDHLDEKQVKLLAEMCILIDENDQRIGADTKKNCHLNANIDKGLLHRAFSVFIFNSEEKLLLQQRSDAKITFPGCFTNTCCSHPLHTESELEEKDAIGVRRAAQRRLKAELGVPMEQVTPEEMTYLTRIHYKAQSDGVWGEHEIDYILFMQKDVELNPDPNEIKSYCYVTKEELRQMLEKAKRQELEITPWFQLIAETFLFKWWDNLQNLKQFMDHTNIHRM, from the exons ATGGTGCGGGTCTTGTGGGCGGTACTGCGGGCGGCGACCTCCCAGAGAGCAGCCGTGTTAAAAACGAACATACCTACTTGCTGCGCAGGCGCTCATCAGCCTTGGAGCGGATTGTTTCGCCCACCGGTCGCCACGTCCTTCCGAGCTTTATCCAG TGACGTACAGCGCCAACAGTGGTTAGCCAGAATGCCCGAGATAACCACAGACCACCTGGACGAGAAGCAAGTCAAGTTGTTGGCCGAGATGTGCATCCTCATCGACGAGAACGACCAACGGATCGGCGCCGACACGAAGAAAAACTGCCACTTAAATGCCAACATTGATAAAG GTTTATTACACAGAGCGTTTAGCGTCTTCATTTTTAACAGTGAAGAGAAGCTGCTCTTACAACAGCGGTCTGATGCCAAAATCACTTTTCCCG GCTGTTTCACAAACACATGCTGCAGTCACCCTTTACACACGGAGAGCGAGCTGGAAGAGAAAGACGCCATTGGAGTGAGGAGAGCTGCGCAAAGGAGACTCAAAGCGGAACTGGGCGTCCCCATGGAACAG GTGACGCCAGAAGAAATGACTTACCTAACAAGAATCCATTATAAAGCCCAATCAGATGGTGTTTGGGGAGAACATGAGATTGACTACATCCTCTTTATGCAGAAG GATGTCGAGTTAAACCCAGACCCCAACGAAATCAAAAGCTACTGTTACGTGACCAAAGAGGAGCTGCGGCAGATGCTGGAGAAGGCCAAGCGGCAAGAACTGGAGATCACTCCCTGGTTTCAACTCATTGCAGAGACCTTCCTCTTCAAATGGTGGGACAATTTGCAGAACCTGAAGCAGTTTATGGATCACACCAACATCCACCGCATGTAA
- the idi1 gene encoding isopentenyl-diphosphate Delta-isomerase 1 isoform X2 codes for MPEITTDHLDEKQVKLLAEMCILIDENDQRIGADTKKNCHLNANIDKGLLHRAFSVFIFNSEEKLLLQQRSDAKITFPGCFTNTCCSHPLHTESELEEKDAIGVRRAAQRRLKAELGVPMEQVTPEEMTYLTRIHYKAQSDGVWGEHEIDYILFMQKDVELNPDPNEIKSYCYVTKEELRQMLEKAKRQELEITPWFQLIAETFLFKWWDNLQNLKQFMDHTNIHRM; via the exons ATGCCCGAGATAACCACAGACCACCTGGACGAGAAGCAAGTCAAGTTGTTGGCCGAGATGTGCATCCTCATCGACGAGAACGACCAACGGATCGGCGCCGACACGAAGAAAAACTGCCACTTAAATGCCAACATTGATAAAG GTTTATTACACAGAGCGTTTAGCGTCTTCATTTTTAACAGTGAAGAGAAGCTGCTCTTACAACAGCGGTCTGATGCCAAAATCACTTTTCCCG GCTGTTTCACAAACACATGCTGCAGTCACCCTTTACACACGGAGAGCGAGCTGGAAGAGAAAGACGCCATTGGAGTGAGGAGAGCTGCGCAAAGGAGACTCAAAGCGGAACTGGGCGTCCCCATGGAACAG GTGACGCCAGAAGAAATGACTTACCTAACAAGAATCCATTATAAAGCCCAATCAGATGGTGTTTGGGGAGAACATGAGATTGACTACATCCTCTTTATGCAGAAG GATGTCGAGTTAAACCCAGACCCCAACGAAATCAAAAGCTACTGTTACGTGACCAAAGAGGAGCTGCGGCAGATGCTGGAGAAGGCCAAGCGGCAAGAACTGGAGATCACTCCCTGGTTTCAACTCATTGCAGAGACCTTCCTCTTCAAATGGTGGGACAATTTGCAGAACCTGAAGCAGTTTATGGATCACACCAACATCCACCGCATGTAA